A genomic window from Brassica oleracea var. oleracea cultivar TO1000 chromosome C8, BOL, whole genome shotgun sequence includes:
- the LOC106312738 gene encoding trithorax group protein osa-like → MASGASGRVNPGSKGFDFGSDDILCSYDDFTNHDSSNGSNSDPAIGASNSNKEFHKTRMARSSVFPTGSYAPPEESLREELTATVERSMKKYSDNMMRFLEGLSSRLSQLELYCYNLDKTIGEMRSDLTRHNEVADVKLRSLDKHLQEVHRSVQVLRDKQELADTQKELARLQLVSKDSSSSSHSQHGEERVATPVPEHKKNENTSDAPNLQLALALPHQISPQPQQQQQQYYMPPATQLQNTPAPAPVPPPPSQPQAPPAQAHFMPPPAAPSHPSSAQTQSFPQYQQNWPPQPQARPQSSGAYQPYTPPAPPSNQSPVEPLPSSMQSPYGGPPQQSMQAYGYGAPPAQVPQQTKMSYSPQTGDGYPPSGPPPPGYANTMYEGGRIMQYPPSQPHQQQQQGHYMQGPPGGGYAPQQHQAGGGGNTGTPSPVLRSKYGELIEKLVSMGFRGDHVMTVIQRMEESGQAIDFNALLDRLSVQSSGGPPRGW, encoded by the exons ATGGCTTCGGGAGCATCGGGTCGGGTCAACCCGGGATCGAAGGGCTTCGATTTCGGGTCCGATGATATCCTCTGCTCTTACGACGACTTCACCAACCACGACTCCTCTAATGGCTCCAACTCCGATCCCGCGATCGGTGCTTCCAACTCCAATAAG GAATTTCACAAGACCAGGATGGCGAGGTCTTCGGTTTTTCCGACAGGCTCTTACGCTCCACCAGAGGAGTCTTTGAGGGAAGAGCTTACTGCCACTGTTGAGCGAAGCATGAAGAAGTATTCAGACAACATGATGCGCTTTCTTGAAGGCTTAAGCTCACGTTTGTCCCAGTTAGAACTGTATTGCTACAACCTTGATAAGACTATTGGGGAAATGAGATCGGATTTGACTCGTCATAACGAGGTGGCTGATGTTAAGCTTAGGTCTTTGGATAAACATCTTCAAGAG GTGCATAGGTCAGTTCAAGTTCTCAGAGACAAACAAGAGCTAGCTGATACCCAGAAGGAGCTGGCGAGGCTTCAACTTGTGTCGAAAGATTCATCCTCCTCGTCTCATTCCCAACATGGCGAGGAGCGGGTCGCGACTCCTGTTCCAGAGCATAAGAAGAATGAGAACACCTCAGATGCACCCAACCTTCAGCTTGCACTTGCTTTACCTCACCAAATATCACCACAGCCACAGCAGCAGCAGCAGCAGTATTACATGCCTCCTGCAACACAGCTTCAAAACACACCTGCACCAGCGCCTGTTCCGCCTCCACCATCTCAACCTCAAGCACCACCAGCTCAGGCTCACTTCATGCCCCCACCTGCTGCTCCATCTCACCCAAGCTCGGCTCAAACTCAATCATTCCCGCAGTACCAGCAAAACTGGCCTCCGCAGCCACAGGCAAGGCCACAGTCTAGTGGAGCCTACCAACCATACACGCCTCCTGCACCACCAAGCAACCAATCTCCAGTAGAACCGTTGCCAAGCAGCATGCAGTCGCCGTACGGTGGGCCTCCTCAACAGTCGATGCAAGCTTACGGATACGGTGCACCACCAGCACAGGTTCCACAGCAGACAAAGATGTCTTATAGTCCCCAGACAGGCGATGGGTATCCACCCTCAGGGCCTCCTCCTCCCGGATACGCCAATACCATGTATGAAGGCGGGCGGATCATGCAATACCCACCATCTCAGCCGCATCAGCAGCAACAACAAGGCCATTACATGCAAGGTCCACCAGGTGGTGGGTACGCACCTCAGCAGCACCAGGCTGGTGGTGGTGGTAACACTGGGACACCATCTCCTGTCTTGAGATCAAAATACGGTGAGCTGATAGAGAAGCTAGTGAGCATGGGTTTCAGAGGAGACCACGTCATGACAGTGATACAGAGGATGGAGGAGAGTGGGCAAGCTATCGACTTCAACGCACTCCTTGACAGGTTGAGTGTGCAGTCCTCAGGAGGGCCTCCCAGAGGGTGGTGA